Genomic segment of Gloeocapsa sp. PCC 7428:
CATTGTGTTCGCGTTGGCGACCGACATCCGTACTGCCTGCGTCTTCGAGGCTAGATAATGTCATGGGTAACAATACTGTTGGCATATTCTCGGCAGAAATTTGAGTGTCTTCGATTTCTACTAGCGAGTCTTGAACAATGTTTGTCGATTCGCTTTGATCTTGAAGTTCTGCGGCGATTGCTTCTAGACGCGATCGCAACGTATCAATTGCTTGAAGTTCTCCGCTTTGTAACTCGTTGAGAAGTTCAACTATCGCGCTAAACTGAGTTTGTTGCGATGCTTGAAATAACTCAAACCAAATCTGTCCTAAATCTTGTAAAGTAACCTCAGCTTCCTCAGCATACAAGCGTTGTAGTGCCAAAACACCGTCTTCATCGACGCGCAAATTATTGAGTTTTAACAAGCTTTGCCGACATTGACAAGGTTCGAGTGCTACCCAAAGTTGCAGCATCTCGTGCAACCAGTGCAGAATTTGTAGCAAAGAAGTATTGTCCTCTTGCCACAATGCGATCATCGGTTGCCAATCAGAACGATCCTCAATCAACACAATTTGTCCGCCGTCACTTTGCCACGCATCGTGAATCGCAGGTAATGTTTGATGCAGCTGCGCTTGAAGTGTTAGATAAGTTTGCGCGATCGCCGGAATTTCTGTGACGGTGGCTGCACCCGCGAGGAGGGGTGATACTTGCAATGGTTGACAATCGAGGACGCGCAAGCAAACTTCGGTGTCATTGACTGATTCGCTTGCGGGCTGTATATCAAGAATTTGATAGCGCTGTTGTTGATCTAAAAATGCCCCAACGGTTAATTGTTGTGGTGCGAAGTCTGAATCAGCAGTTTTGTCTACAATTGTCACTGCGGTTTGGACTGTTGTCTCGGTAACGGTAGCAGTTGTCAACGGCGGCTGCAATTGTTGTGCGATCGCGAAGTAGATCTTTCCAGTAAGCGCGTTACACTTTTGGCACCGTTCTTGATTTAATGCCACAGTACTACCGCACTCTGCACAAAATTTATGCGTTAGCGAAGTACCGCACTGTTGGCAGAATTTGTTGTTGTTGGGATTCTCAAACTGGCACTGGGGGCAAATTAGCATATTATAAACTTTGAAGCACAATAGCACTTTTGTAATCGGCTACAAATCCAACTTGCCACAATTTATTCCTCATGCCCACAATTACTCAGGACTGATGCACTTAATTGCTTTATTGTGACTGACTAATTATTCCCTAAATTCAGCGCTGCGATCGCGGCGATAAGAGTTTTAGGAGTGATTGTTGTTCTGGTGGTGTTAAATTGCGCCATTGTCCTGGTTGTAGATCGCCAAGTTTGAGATCTGCGATCGCGACTCGCACTAATCTTAAAGTCGGAAACCCTACTTTCGCCGTCATTCTACGTACTTGACGGTTTTTACCTTCGGTGAGTGTGATTTCTAACCAAGCGGTGGGAACATTTTTGCGAAAGCGAATCGGATGCGATCGTGGTGCAATTGCTGGTTCAGTATCGAATAAACGCACAATTGCTGGTCGCGTCTGGTAATTGTCAATGATAACGCCTTGCTGTAATTGAGCCAACGCCACAGCATCAGGAATTCTTTCAACTTGTACCCAATACGTGCGGGGATGCTCAAATCGTGGATGTGAGAGACGATGCTGTAGCTGTCCGTGGTTCGTTAATAGCATCAACCCCTCGCTGTCCCAGTCTAAACGCCCAACAGGATACACCGCAGGAACCGCAATATAGTCCTTCAGTGTACTTCTTGCTTCGTTACTGCTATCAGTAAATTGGCTTAAAACACCATATGGCTTATTAAAGAGAATGTAGCGATACTTGCCCATAGGCTAAAGAATAGCAGAATATCTACACAATCATGGCGATGAGTGCGTTGGAATGTAGATTATGAGATTACTCTACTAAGATATCAAAATTGAATGCAATGAATCAGATTTGCAATTTACGTGTTTAATATGTATTTAAATGAGCGTTGACAAACTTCTTTAATGCGCTTCATTTTAAGAAGAAAATAATTGTTTATTAATTTATACCCC
This window contains:
- a CDS encoding serine/threonine phosphatase, with protein sequence MLICPQCQFENPNNNKFCQQCGTSLTHKFCAECGSTVALNQERCQKCNALTGKIYFAIAQQLQPPLTTATVTETTVQTAVTIVDKTADSDFAPQQLTVGAFLDQQQRYQILDIQPASESVNDTEVCLRVLDCQPLQVSPLLAGAATVTEIPAIAQTYLTLQAQLHQTLPAIHDAWQSDGGQIVLIEDRSDWQPMIALWQEDNTSLLQILHWLHEMLQLWVALEPCQCRQSLLKLNNLRVDEDGVLALQRLYAEEAEVTLQDLGQIWFELFQASQQTQFSAIVELLNELQSGELQAIDTLRSRLEAIAAELQDQSESTNIVQDSLVEIEDTQISAENMPTVLLPMTLSSLEDAGSTDVGRQREHNEDFFGIATTINKQNTPSDRQLQARGLYILCDGMGGHAGGEVASKLAVHAIKEYFETHWEPDKLPEETTIREAVRLANQAIYELNQQEARSGVGRMGTTLVMALIQNTKVAVAHVGDSRLYRLSRQRELEQITTDHEVGQREILRGVEPEIAYGRPDAYQLTQALGPREASYVNPDVQFLELHEDTLLILTSDGLSDNNLLEHHWHTHLEPLLRSEASLEQGLANLVDLANHCNGHDNITAILIRAKVHPTSDDSEPTMPLA
- a CDS encoding pseudouridine synthase, encoding MGKYRYILFNKPYGVLSQFTDSSNEARSTLKDYIAVPAVYPVGRLDWDSEGLMLLTNHGQLQHRLSHPRFEHPRTYWVQVERIPDAVALAQLQQGVIIDNYQTRPAIVRLFDTEPAIAPRSHPIRFRKNVPTAWLEITLTEGKNRQVRRMTAKVGFPTLRLVRVAIADLKLGDLQPGQWRNLTPPEQQSLLKLLSPRSQR